The Vitis vinifera cultivar Pinot Noir 40024 chromosome 7, ASM3070453v1 genomic interval ATGCTATATGGtcctaaattataaaaacatgttGCTCtcaggcctggctcaagtgggaAGGTTTTGGTGTGGGGATGTTGGAGGGCTTTCAGCTCAAGTCCCAATAGggacaaattaaaaaaatgttactttTGGTTCAAGTCCAAAAAAGGACAAATTATATATAGGCTACTCATTATTTATCCCAAAGCTTTGATAACTTATTCAATGTCTCTTCTCAAATACAGGATGGAGAACCTAACattagaaagataaaaattagcTGGaacttacatatatatatatatatatatatagagagagagagagagagagagagagagagtaagagtttattggttttttaatcatttcaaaGTTAAATGCTCACAACTTATGGCTTGAGACTTACACCACACATCACAGCaattaaaaacaatgatgatTACCAAAAGTAATTCACACATTACTTCATATGCACAGGATAATTAATAGAATAATCAGCTTTTTGCAaccatcatttttctttttcctatggGGACTCAAGATTTTAGATGtcatagaaatataaaaaataaataaataactgaaACATGAAAGGTAGTTCCACTTTCTATGCACAACCACTTAAAACAAACTGTCACAGAACAAAACTGCAGTCATGGCAAAATATAGCATTGCCCACCAACAGTAAACTGAAATCTACGAGTGATGTCATTACTTAAAATCCTTAAAAAGCTTCCCTACAGAACTCAAAAAAGACTCCTTGTCCAATGACTGTATAATAAAAGCACCTAAAGTAAATGAGATTAAGCATTCACTTGAGCCTTGAGTGAATAATAACGAATGGTTAAATGTCAATATTCATATACAATCCCTAAAACTGGTATAATTTGGCAATTTCACAAAGAAGGAAGCCCAAGCAAGGTCTGTTAATCAAGACACCTAACCTTTGCAACTCTTCCATCTCTGGGGTataattcagaaattcttctcAATGTACACAACAATTAGAGTAAGTTGAGGCCTTtagtttattaatatatatattagactattaatttatcaatataacagaacaaaaaacaatctttcttttttttccctacaaAAACATGTAAATGATTCAGTCATTGGATTCTGAGTGAAAGAAGGATCTGAATCATTACCTCAGCTCTATATCGTAAGGACTCCACAGCATTCTTAGTAAGCAAAGGAAATGGAGCAATAAAGTTTGACTCCTTGTTTTCATCATCACCCAAAATAGATTTGATTTCTTCCAAAATTTCCATCTCATCAGGAGAAACCTGTCAACAAACAAGTAGGTGAATGAAAATCAACCCTGCAAACCACTGCCAACAAGAGAAGATTCTGATCCTCATCAAAGCACTGTCCTATATgagtaaaaatcatttaaaacgtaagagaaagaagagttaaatcaaataaacaattttatttattgcacaCATAAAAGTCAATACcttacaaaatttcaagaacTGTGATTTGAAAAATACTGTGAATTGATACAtgcacaaaaattaaaattaatgatggATGTATCTAGCCATGAGTAACATGGTAAAAAGCAAGAAGGAGACTAAAGCCACTATGTTTAGATGCTATCTCTAAGCAAAACTGGTCTGCAATTTGTTTATACAAACTTACAAGAGATACAGATGCACCACTATTATATGCTCTTCCAGTACGTCCAATTCGATGTACATATCCTGGAGCATTTTGAGGCATTTCGAAATTTATAACCTGTTAAAAGGCAACACATCTGTTTTTAAATGGAATACTAACCAAGGATGTCATTTTCACATGTAACTGATTTCACAACTGGCAGTCATCAAGTAAAATCCAGAGCACCAAAGATTAGAAGAGACATCAGTAAGCAAAAACACAATACAAAAGATTTGCATTCCAATCATTAGGACTCTAACCCAGCTAATACCAAAGCTTATTTACTACCAATGGAAATTCATAAGCCATGTatctttcttccttctctttttgAGCTGCATTTAGTTTAGATCAAACTCATAACAAATTTTGAGGCATGTGCATTTTGACAATTGACACTCTATCATACTCAATTAATACAGTGTGCATTCAACGGATTGGGACTTTGACCCAGTTAATATTCAAAGGCTGAATCTTTCTTCATAAGCCCTCATAGCTCATAGAATAGGAGAATCACCATGGTGTATGCTGACTTTAAAACCCCAacgaaaccattttttttcccatttcttttGAAACCCAAAAGTGTCCCTCCAAAGATCTGCCTAGCACATTCATTTGGCAAAAGCAGTCAAATGTTACATTTAACATATGCTAGGCCAAAACTAATCTTAGAACTTTTAGTCTACAGAAGATTTCTAACTGCTAGACTAAACCACAGCCTGAATGGCCTTTTGGCTGAAGTTGAGaattaagaaaatcaatgaaatctCCAAAGAATTACAGCAACCAAAAAATTGACGCAAtggaacttaaaaataagatgatgatgatgatcatcatcatcatcatcatcatcttatGTTTTGATGGtgatctaataataataataataataataatcccaAATTATTTTACCGTATGCACATTTTTGAAGTCGATTCCCCGCACCACTCCAAATTCAGAATCCAATTTTTGCTTGGAGTGCTTTCTGGACTTCCTTGGCTCAATTTGACTGCCCTCGTCAGCTTGCTCCTTCTCTTTTGGTTGGCTGCCATCAGTTGCAATTAGATAATCAAAAAGTCCAGCATTGAATTCCTGATAAAAAGCAGTAACCACATAAAAAATAAGGAACTTCCCGAATTTGTTTAGTGATTAGGTAATTATTAACCCATTACTACAATTAACATACTCTATTAATTAAACTGGCAGCCAAGAAAAAGCAAGCATGACGTTAAAATTATTCTTTGCTAGTATCTTAAATAATAGGACTAGTTGGATGGCATACCTCAAGGATATGCAGACGGGAATTTTGTGGCAACTCAGCATTTAAAACAGCAGACTTGATTCCAAACTGCCACAGATAACATGGAAAAATCAACAATAGAAATAAAGAGATGAAGAATCAAAGCAAAAGAGTGTGGCATGCAAACAGATAACTCAGAGACATGCATCAAATCTCCCTCTCCTCTCTCCCTTCCTCTATGTTTTTCTTTGAGAAAAGGAAGTtacaaaacaaatcaaatgtATCAATTATAAATCTAGAGCATGTCCCAGAGTTTAGGAGAGACCCCCTATGTGCAAGAAATACTTTGAAGACTAACAAATaaccaaaagaaaaacacatgTGTTCAAGTACAACAATCCCACTCTTACGCCTAGAGACAGGTCACCCAAATGATGCTAGTTGACAAACATAAAAGGCTTAGCCTATCCTCTCTCAACACCAATTGGTTTTCAGATGAGATGGTCAAAATTCAATCCAagaattggtatcaaagccagaGTCATAGGTTTGAGCCAAATGAGCGCCATTTTGGGGGAGGGATTGTTAGGGTACAACAATGTCGCTCTTAAGCTCGAGGATGGGTCATCCAAATGATGGTAGTCAATTATCATAAAAGGTTTAGCTTACCCTTACTAGACACCAATTGGTTTTGAGACAAGATAGTCAAGACTCAAAACCCAATTCAAGAATATGATCCTGAGGATGCATGAGTCACATGTATCAATTCTTTGAGAAAAGGTGTATGAAATAAATTACTTCCATCAATTCTTCATCTAGAGCATGTCCCACATCCATGGGGAGACAACTCCCTATATGTTAGAAGTATTTTGAAGACTGAAAAACAgtgaaaaaatagaatatagaATCCAGAGGATGCAGTAAAAAGAAGTCACCATACCTTTTCTAGGAATAGTTTCAATCTAAACGCCATGTCAATACTATTAGTAAATATCAGTATTTTTTTCTGAACCAACTCTAGCTTCAAGAGAGCAAGGATGTAAAGCAACTTATCACGAGCACTGCATGAAATCTAAACAGATAACAAAATTCATGTTACATATAAGAACTTCACTTATACTGGGAAGCAATGAGCAAAAACACATTTGAACATAAAACAGATCCAAGTACAACAATGATGTAAAAAATTGACTTATATGAAATTCAAGTGTCCTTCTACACAAGCAAGACCTCGAAAAGAAGAACAAACCATAGTtcaatatgagaaaatacaATAGAAAGTTGACCTTGACAATGACATCACtgatatcattttaaaattttccaggaataaatagagaggaaaaagaattagaaaatgATGGAAAGAAACAACATGTAATTAATATGACCATGACAAACTGTTTCAGTTGTAAGAAGGTGTTTCATTCTTTATGGTAGCAATAAAGCctgtgttttaattttaaaaagatggTCAGCCGGTACTATGGTTTCCTTTTGTCTTCCAATCATGTTTTAATCCCCTCCAACCAGCTGGCTATGGTTGAATACGAGGTTCTTCTTATGGTGATATTACCATGTACTGAACATGGCAAATCACTTATGCCAGAAGTTTGTGATAAGGATGACGGCTACTCCACCCACAAAAAGGACATTTAGtgaaaaaaatccatcaaaaacAGGTTAtggggcaaaaaaaaaaaaaaaaaaaagaaatttgggcATTCAATGGACCACTACTTAAAACGGACCAGCTAGCACAAAAAACCTTTAAAGCTTAAAGAAATAGATTAGCTATCACAAAAATCTTTAAAAGGTTAAAGaactaaaatttattcattGTAATTTGACAGGGAAAGACTGAAATGGGCACATCTATACATGAAAATcttgtgatgacaatatgaggAATCCAGCAAGTCAGCCTCAGTTTATAAAAGAATCCAGAAATATTTCAACTACGGAGTATAGTTGGCAGAAGCATGCCAACAGGAACAAAAATGCAAGATTAGGCAGCTTCTCATCACATAATAATCGGACAATTCTTATGAAAATAGAATACTTTGAGTAGAAACAGATCCAAATAAGGGAAAATACTTTGGAAAAAAGCAAAATCTTTATAATTTCTCAATGGCATGATGGTTCTTACCCAAAACTGCTGCACGTTTTTGGGGATAATCTCATCCTTGCCATCTCCCACTTCTGGCAAGGTCAAAATGAAGGGATTGTGCAGAATGAGCTTCTTCAGCTTCTCAACATCAGCACTGCAAAATATCACAAGACGTACCATCCTAAGTTAAGTCAACCCATCCTAAATtttaagagaagaaaacaatGAAATGCACCTTTAACTTTGAAAGGTAATCAATAAATGAACATCAAATGAGGATTATTTCATTACAAAGTGGCTTAAATTTCAAGATGGTAAGAAAGTTAAGTGGTGTGGAATCAGGGAGTAAAGGTTCTCATATAAAATTGACAGCCTTCAGGCCTACAAAATAAAGCTGACAACCTTGAGACCAACTTCACATTGCATCTGCTTCAGTTAGAAGGAACATTAAAGACAAGACGTCAAATAAGCTCAGGGGAATGACAGACATTATTTGAAGCAACAGATTCTATGATGACCCACAATGAATGGAGAAAAACTTGTATGCGCTGATAAAATGATATACATGATACACATAACATACCTTGAAGTAGCAGACATAAGCAGGCATTGACAGCGTCTAGGAACATGAGCTGTGAGTGCTTTTAGATCATCTTCATAGCCATATGACAAAAGAAGATCTGCCTGAAGACATAAATCATCAATAGCTCAACAAACGAATTACTAAACTTAGCAACAGTATTTCAGAGGGAAAAAGAAAGATGGTACAAAGTTAATGCACAAGATAATAGAAGGTTTCCAAACTCCTGTTATTTGAGTTGATATGTAGAAATCAACAAACTACGATGGCTTAGCAATTAGATCAtctaaaatcatttcaaatattAGTATGTTAGATGTTTCTGAGTTGCTGCCCTACATCAATAGAATATACTGAATTTGTTTTCcatattgtaattataataaaGAATTAACAAACTTAAAGGCAGTGAAATTCGCAAAATTGTTCCAGGTGCTCAGCCTAAGCAGCCATTCAAACTCACATCATAAATGAAACAACAAGTAAAGAGACCAATCAAGATCTAAGAAGtgaaattcataataaatttgTCACCAACTCTGCACCTCATCAAGAACAAGGATCTCAAGTGATTCGTTGATGGATGCTGCTTGGAGGACACCTGCAGACAAGCATTTTGGTATGCAACCTGGTGTAGATACCAGAATATCAGGCGGTCCAGCCAATGCAACTCGCTACAAGCAAATTTCAGAATTAGACAGGAGTTAGCAATGGATTTCAACATTTACTACCTCCAATAATTCAATAACTATTATGTCCATATAAAGAGGAAACGAACCAACCAAATCGGAGGGAGACATGCTGCTAGTTAATTGTACAACTTTCAGTTGACCTCTACATAGCTCAATGAGCGATAAAACCTCGGAATAAACCTGGAACACACAATAAACGCATTTTTATATATCGAACTACAGCAAAAACACTATAAATCAAGCTGGGTATAAATAATATACCTGCTGGCAGAGTTCTCGTGTTGGCACAAGAACGAAGGCACTCGGAGCAAGCTTGTTCCTTGACTCAGATTCAGAAAACAACTTCTGAAGCAACGGAAGAAGGTACGCAAACGTCTTCCCGGAACCAGTCTTTGCTCTAGCAACCACATCCTTACCTTCCTGTAACAGTGGAAAATTCAACAAGAAAAAACGGAgataactaattaattaactctgatcctaaaaaaaaaaaagagagggaaagagagaggagtctaatgttattttcttttcctaaatTTTCCAGCCAGACAAACAGAGCATCATGAATGGAAAATCGAAATGGGAGAAGTAAGGAATCAAACTGACAAGTATGAGTGGAATGGCAACTTCCTGAATTGGAGTCGGCTTCTCGATACCCTTCTTGATTAGGGCTCGAATAAGGCTAGGTTCCAACCCGAGTTCTTCGAAGGTCTTgctttcttcatcttcttcttgttctctgCGTTCGGCATTACCCTGTTGTCTCTCCAAAGCATTAGCCATGGAATTCAAAGAGTAGAAAGAGGTGACCTAATGGACAAGACGCTAGGGTTTATGGCG includes:
- the LOC100263736 gene encoding DEAD-box ATP-dependent RNA helicase 16, coding for MANALERQQGNAERREQEEDEESKTFEELGLEPSLIRALIKKGIEKPTPIQEVAIPLILEGKDVVARAKTGSGKTFAYLLPLLQKLFSESESRNKLAPSAFVLVPTRELCQQVYSEVLSLIELCRGQLKVVQLTSSMSPSDLRVALAGPPDILVSTPGCIPKCLSAGVLQAASINESLEILVLDEADLLLSYGYEDDLKALTAHVPRRCQCLLMSATSSADVEKLKKLILHNPFILTLPEVGDGKDEIIPKNVQQFWISCSARDKLLYILALLKLELVQKKILIFTNSIDMAFRLKLFLEKFGIKSAVLNAELPQNSRLHILEEFNAGLFDYLIATDGSQPKEKEQADEGSQIEPRKSRKHSKQKLDSEFGVVRGIDFKNVHTVINFEMPQNAPGYVHRIGRTGRAYNSGASVSLVSPDEMEILEEIKSILGDDENKESNFIAPFPLLTKNAVESLRYRAEDVSKSVTKLAVRESRAQDLRNEILNSEKLKAHFEVNQRDLDLLKHDKVLSKKPIPTHLRDVPDYLLDPTTQEASKIVKLARAAMGNTNPARRQGSRRKFRKSRDPLKTFSAEAPKKAPKGGVKRKEKDNDDSHKHKKKKAI